Proteins found in one Oreochromis niloticus isolate F11D_XX linkage group LG22, O_niloticus_UMD_NMBU, whole genome shotgun sequence genomic segment:
- the granulin gene encoding progranulin precursor, translating into MLRITLCLSFGVFLWGFASSSITCPDGSTCSDSATCCKAKIGFGCCPFPNAMCCADLLHCCPSGYRCNLVTMNCEKLDQPWLTIPMVKKEAAEKPAPPELPGTPLQELKESQVPDPIKSSVVYCDSYTYCPDGTTCCRHPQGGWTCCPYSPGKCCLDGYHCCPIGFDCDRTYTHCVREKLTYPFLRKPAVPSAPASLIPTSEDKEN; encoded by the exons ATGTTGAGgatcactctgtgtttgtcATTCGGTGTGTTTCTGTGGGGATTTGCTTCATCCTCTATCACATGTCCTGATGGGAGTACTTGTTCAGACTCCGCCACCTGCTGCAAGGCTAAAATCGGCTTTGGCTGCTGCCCATTTCCAAAT GCCATGTGCTGTGCCGATCTGCTCCACTGCTGCCCTTCAGGATATCGCTGTAACCTGGTTACCATGAATTGTGAGAAATTAGACCAGCCGTGGCTGACCATACCCATGGTGAAGAAGGAGGCTGCGGAGAAACCAGCCCCACCTGAACTGCCTGGAACTCCACTCCAGGAGCTTAAAGAGAGCCAGGTCCCAGATCCAATAAAGAGTTCAGTGGTCTACTGTGACAGTTACACCTACTGTCCTGATGGCACTACTTGCTGCAGACACCCACAAGGAGGCTGGACCTGTTGTCCCTACTCTCCT GGCAAATGTTGTCTGGATGGCTACCACTGTTGTCCAATTGGATTTGACTGTGACCGCACCTACACGCACTGTGTGAGGGAAAAACTCACATATCCTTTCCTCCGCAAGCCAGCAGTGCCTTCAGCACCTGCCTCCCTCATCCCAACTTCAGAGGACAAAGAAAACTAG